The stretch of DNA TAAGAAATACATAAATTTAAAATTATTACATTATGAAATGGAAAGACGTTAAGATTTCAAACAAATTAATCATTGTATTCCTGACAATAGGAATAGCAGCAATCGCAGCACTTGGAGTTATTTCATTTAATGAGTCCAGGGAAGCTTTGAACGAAAGTGCTGAGCACGAATTGACGGCAGTAAGAGAGATCAAGAAAAATCAGATAAACAGTTTTTTTGAGGAAAGAATTGCCGATATTAAGGTTTATTCAGTCAACACCGCCGTGCAGATGGCCGGCGAACGGTTTATTTCCGCTTATGATACCAGCGGATTGAACAGCGATGTCTATCAGCAATGGAAAAGCACCCACGGACCCAAGCTGGAAGAATATGTGACGCAGTATGAATATTATGATCTCTTTTTTATATCCAATGACGGGGAAGTGGTGTATACCGTGGCAGAAGAATCCGATCTGGGAGAAAACCTAAAATCCGGATCTTTGTCGGATTCTCCTCTTGCAGAAGCCTTTAATAAAGGGCAAAATGAATATGCGCTTACGGATTTTGCCTGGTATGATGTTTCTGATGAACCGGCTGCTTTCGTTTCCGGTCCAATGACCAATCAAGACGGAGAACAAATAGGTGTTCTGGCTTATCAGATATCTCTGGATGCCATCAACGAGATCATGCAGGAAAGACATGGGATGGGTGAAACCGGGGAGACCTATTTGGTCGGGCCCGATAAACTGATGCGCTCGGATTCCTATCTTGATCCCGAAGGACACTCTGTGGAAGCTTCTCTTCAGGGAACCGTCGAGGAAAATGGGGTGAATACCGAAGCAGTTCGTAACGCCCTGAACGGTCAGTCAAATACCGAAATAATCATCGATTACAACGGAAACCCGGTGCTTTCATCCTATACTCCCGTCCAGTTCGGTGATGTAACCTGGGCCATGATGGCCGAAATTGATGAGGCAGAAGTTATGGAGCCCGTAAAAACCCTTGGAAATGAAATCATTATTGTAGCCATTGTTGTGGGTATCATCATTGTAGTGGTTTCTATAGTGTTTGCACGTTCCATTGCCAATCCCATCAATAAAGGGGTGACTTTTGCCCAGCAACTGGCAGATGGAGATTTGAGGGCATCTTTGGATGTTGAACAGAATGATGAAATAGGAAAATTGTCCAAAGCGCTGAATAATATGGCCGATAAGTTGAGAGAAGTTGTGGCCAATGTGCAGAATGGAGCGGAAAACATTGCCTCGGCAAGTGAGCAGATGAGCTCCAATTCCCAGGAAATGTCCCAGGGTTCCAGTGAGCAGGCATCATCTGCCGAAGAGGTCTCTTCCTCTATGGAACAGATGAAATCCAACATTCAGCAAAATACGGACAATGCCCAGCAAACCGAAAAAATTTCAAATAATGCTGCTGAAAGCATTAAGAAGGGTAACGAGGCCTCTCAGAGTTCTGTTGAATCGATGAAGGAAATTGCCGATAAAATTTCCGTCATCAATGACATTGCCTTCCAGACCAATATCCTGGCATTGAATGCTGCTGTGGAAGCCGCAAGAGCCGGTGAACACGGAAAAGGTTTTGCCGTAGTGGCATCAGAAGTACGTAAGCTTGCTGAAAGAAGCGCCGAAGCGGCGAGCGAGATTGATGAGAAATCCAAATCCGGTGTACAGATTTCTGAACAAGCTGGAAAACAGTTGGAAGAGATCGTACCTGAAGTAGAAAAGACTTCCAATCTGGTTCAGGAGATCACCGCTGCAAGCAATGAGATGAACAGCGGAGCGGATCAGGTGAACAATGCCATCCAGCAGTTGAACCAGGTTACCCAGCAAAACGCTTCTTCCTCGGAAGAACTGGCATCCAATGCAGAGGAATTGTCCAGCCAGGCCGACCAGTTGAAGCAGGTGATCAGCTTTTTTAAA from Bacteroidales bacterium encodes:
- a CDS encoding HAMP domain-containing protein — encoded protein: MKWKDVKISNKLIIVFLTIGIAAIAALGVISFNESREALNESAEHELTAVREIKKNQINSFFEERIADIKVYSVNTAVQMAGERFISAYDTSGLNSDVYQQWKSTHGPKLEEYVTQYEYYDLFFISNDGEVVYTVAEESDLGENLKSGSLSDSPLAEAFNKGQNEYALTDFAWYDVSDEPAAFVSGPMTNQDGEQIGVLAYQISLDAINEIMQERHGMGETGETYLVGPDKLMRSDSYLDPEGHSVEASLQGTVEENGVNTEAVRNALNGQSNTEIIIDYNGNPVLSSYTPVQFGDVTWAMMAEIDEAEVMEPVKTLGNEIIIVAIVVGIIIVVVSIVFARSIANPINKGVTFAQQLADGDLRASLDVEQNDEIGKLSKALNNMADKLREVVANVQNGAENIASASEQMSSNSQEMSQGSSEQASSAEEVSSSMEQMKSNIQQNTDNAQQTEKISNNAAESIKKGNEASQSSVESMKEIADKISVINDIAFQTNILALNAAVEAARAGEHGKGFAVVASEVRKLAERSAEAASEIDEKSKSGVQISEQAGKQLEEIVPEVEKTSNLVQEITAASNEMNSGADQVNNAIQQLNQVTQQNASSSEELASNAEELSSQADQLKQVISFFKLNGEDKKRYETREQKNLQFEHMNQQGHQQNQQQNAQQQGKTQQQPEQKQAAQQQHTGSTQKATGTTQQSGNESKGNGDGVDLKMSNQKKDDSDFENY